cgcgccgctggtGGTCATCGCCGGCGACCCCGACATGCTCCAGGACATCTGCGTCGCCGACTACCATTCCCTCAAGGGCCGTAAGTCCTGATCTCTGCATTCACTACTACGTACTCGATCGGGACGAATAGCAtatatatgcaattttattacgaTGATGAACATGAACGAAATAATGtccgcatgcatgcatgcatgcagcgcTGAGGCTGAACGGGTTCCCGTGCAAGAGGGCGGAGAACGTGACGGCGCACGACTTCTCCTCCGGCCTGCTGGCGAAGCCCGGCAACACCAGCAACGCGGTGGGGtcggcggtgacggcggcgaACGTGGAGATGGTGGCGGGGCTCAACACCCTGGGCGTGTCCATGGCGCGCATCGACTTCGCGCCGTGGGGTGTGAACCCGCCGCACACCCACCCGCGCGCCACCGAGATCATCTTCGTCCTCAAGGGATCCCTCCACGTCGGCTTCATCACCACCGCGAACGTCCTCTTCGCACGCACCCTCCGAAGGGGCGAGATCTTCGTCTTCCCCCGCGGCCTCGTCCACTTCCAGAGGAACAAcggccgcgcccccgccgccgtcgtctccgCCTTCAACAGCCAGCTGCCGGGCACGcaggccgtcgccgccacgctcttcggcgcctcgccgccggtgcccgaCGACGTGCTCGCCAGGGCGTTCCAGATCGACGCCGGCCTCGTCGAGGCCATCAGGGCCAAGTTCCCGGCGCCCATGTAGTAGGCGCGCGCATGCTGGCCCTGCCAATGCCATGCAAGCACATCGATGGTGATTTCAGTCCGAGCGATACGATTGTGTGCTAGCGCGCTGTAATAAAGCATGATCCGTCAAATAATTGGTTGGGTTTGTTTCGTGTGTGTGGTCATGCATGCCCTGGCCTCAAGTCATGGACACTTCACTGTTACGTTGTTGCTTTTCAATTTCAGCGTGAACCATTTGGGTAAGGTGTGGTATATGCAATGGAAATGAATGCTCTGATTGTCTCAAGTGTTTATTTTTGTCTGAATAAATCTGTCAATGGATCGTCCTTCAATAGTAACAATTCACCATTTCATCGCAAATTCTTGTAAAGTAAGTCTACACTCTACAGTACATAGGAGGTCTGCATCCGTGCAATCGCGAACTTGGTCGTGTAAGTGTCAACCAGTAATTGTGATGCATCATCGGCCGTCATCAGAACTTGGCACTGTCAAAATTGTGAGCAAGCTAACCTGATTCCCTCTACTGTCCTACTACCTGACTAATCTCTTTCtggtacttttttttttgataaaagcCCTTAGGCAAGCTTTATTGATCGAAGATAATTACATCATTAGCAAAAAGTAGGGTAATAAAACTCGGGGGATCATCGTCCCAGATACAATTTTCTTTAGTAACCATAGCTTGCCTAGCCAGCTCATGTGCCACGTGGTTTGCTTCCCTACATAAATGCTCAATGGAAATCTCCTGGAAGCCACTCCAAACTATAGTGCATTCATCATATATGGCAGCAGCTGAATTCGCAGTGAAACCTTCATTCTTCATAATTTCAATGACTTCCATACAATCAGTTTGGACAATCAATTGGTTACCTCCAATATATTGAGCGAGCATCAGTCCCTCCTTAAATGCAAACGCTTCCGCCATTGGTGCATCCACTAGGTAGGGGATAAAAGAGTTTGACGCAGCGATCATACCTCCAGAGCTATCTCTGATAATAGCACCTGTGCTGCCACAACCCAAATCCTCGTTGTAGGAAGCATCTATGTTCAGTGTCAGGTAACCCTCTGCAGGTTTTCTTCATCCTTGTCTTATCTTCACATCTTTTTTAACTGCCATCTTGTAATTCTTGGTTAACGAAACAATAGATAAACCTGATCTTGATGGTGGTTGTACCGACTCTCCATGAGTTAATTGTCGGCTTTGCCACCACAAGTACCAGCCTCCAGTTAGGATGAGCTCGGCAAGGCCTACTTCCAGACCTTGTATATGTTCTCCTCTCTGTATTACTTCTTCCAAAACAATGGATCCTGATTGGTCGACCTCCAATAATTGTCTGATTTTCTCCCAGACTCCTATCGACCTCCATACTGCTCTAGCTCGATCACATGTGAAAATCAAATGTTTGATATCTTCTGCTCCATTATTACACACCGGACATCCTCCCTCAGGTATAACGTGTCTATTTGACAGTATTGATTTGCATGGCATAAGGCCACGGAGAGCTCTCcaaccaatttttttttattttccccGGCACTTGGAGTTTCCATAGGTTCCTCCAAACCCGGCGATTACTAGTCCCACCGCCCGGACCATCAATTCTAGCCGCCCCAAATTTCTTCTTCTATTGGCCATGGTAAGCTGATTTTACCGAGAACAACCCATTTCTGTTATAATGCCATGCGACACGGTCTTCTCTCCCTGTGGTGATTGGAATCTGTAGTATGCGATTAGCATCAATTGGCTCAAAGATAGACCGCACTAGATCCACATCCCATGAAGTATCGACATGATTGATTAGCTCATTCACTGTACTTACTAAATTATTTCCTCTCCGTGTCTGTACTTTCATGTTATGGCTTCCTGGGATCCAATTATCCTCCCAGATCTTATTTTGTGTGCCATCTCCAACCCTCCAATTATAACCAAGTTTGAAGCAGTCAAGTCCCGCTAGAATACTTTGCCACGTATAAGAACTTCCACTTTTCATTCTCGCGTTTAGCAGCTTCCCATCAGGATAGTATCTCGCTCTAAGAACCCTGGCACATAATGATTCAGGGTCTCTTAAGAGTCTCCACACTTGCTTAGCTAGCATTGCTAAATTGAAAGATTGTAAATCTCTGAATCCCATGCCTCCTGCTCCTTTGGGCATGCACAGtttctgtaacaccccgggtgtctgcacagtaattaaaaaggtgtctgcacagtaattgtgtatgtttgctatgcatcatgtgcttgaattgcttgaaaaggatctttttgtaattatgaaaggttatatgtgtaattatgattttatgcaaggtcctttatatagttatttctgaatatagcttttgtggagggtgtttttgtaaaactttagtgcatttaatgcatggcagcaaattttacttttaagtctatgtttgaagtgaatttgctttgaaaaagacaaaattcctagaattcaaaatcccttcaatgattttaattttagctcttgtatctttggtcaaataaatttttgcacaacatcaaagttgtagatcttgaaaagttgaacaactttcatgttgggcactttttcatttgagccctattttaaaagttatcgctggtttacagtttagtccctgtaatttttggaaattgcaaaatcgcccttatccccatctcccacctccctgctctgcttctcgccgccgtccaccgacagcgccgcccgccggcgccttcccggccatccCGGCCATTAATTCGCCGCGCGCTGtcacccacgcgtcgccccggagctcctccccctcctgttgcctcgcgctggagccccccggccgtgccacgcgcgccgccgagtccagaagcgcccgcgccgccgccacctcgccgtcgcggtggagagcccgctgcagtggccgccgtcctcgtctagcgagcgcccgagccCTACAAATACCCCAGAAACCGATTCCTACCGcccttttgctctctcctcgctcccacaccgCAGAACACAGCCGCCACCCCGcttgaacgccggcgagctcaccccgccgcggagccgccaccccagacccgctccaccccaatagcccccaccattagccgcgccgCGTCCTCGCGCAACTCTAAGGccgcttcccctcgcccaaccctcaccggagcaccctcgccgtcggtcgcctccgccgccgagccgccccgctccgtcgagccgccgcttccgagcccctccccgcaccccaagaccaccctgtggtgcgccttgaacccgtggagctcccacacccctccaccctccccgccggtgagcccctcgccgggaaacggccggtcaaccgccgcctcccctctctgacccggcccaaggacctcgggttgaaaggaaagaaaacccagggggttatttgaataggcctagactcagatgaatagtgccttagggactgctttgtaatgattttcagtgatctttgaaattcaatatcaattcatagaaaattcgtaaaatagcaaatcttgatgttttggaatcctcttgaagagttCTATGCTGTAGAACCATAagatgttaggctttagttgcaagtttttgctgtagaaattgatttgtgtttctagtgcataaatattagttgttttcatctttttcttaactactgtatAAAGCCATTTTTTGCAGTGAagcttttatggtagtttactcatgtgacactagctttgctataaaaatttcatgatcagttctatgttgtagctatttatttgatttaatccttgtttagtagactttaattatggtaattaGTTTCTATTCTTGTTAAattctgaaaatattcctgagtgttcatatggagtatcttagcttgtcctgaaagtttgagcttcagttcatggctagatcagtatataaaaatatatcttGCGTTTatgttgttctgttttgttttttttctcttatttatttctgtgtagataaaatcatgaaaaattcattgTAGTTAGTTCTTTTCTGTATCaatctcatgttaaattttgagcttctgttttgctttagtttgacctgtataattcaagtttgttctatgtgctgcctgcatgaatgatttgttgtgattaattggctacatgtcttgacatgatttttgcaggctagcttagtctgttcatgttctgtttagggtaatttttacTAAATTTATTGTTGCTTGTGATCTGAGTTGTTGTTTTCattagcaaaccttgagttaaatgctataggaatcaaacaccactcattttatgaagttagtataacttgcttgtgctgttgatcatgatgccttgtgtagttaaatttgttatttaactactctataaacgattgcccatgtgtgtatttataatgttgttcttgcattacatatagacacgactgctttatcggacgggacgtacgagctgatcccggggtctgacggaggtgatccagcAGTCCAGATGAAcgccgctgaactaactgaagccccggaccaaagttcggaagagcctagagctgaaatagttagcaactaccgagaaggcaagccccggacataacctatatttcaaattaatatcatttaccgtattatttacttgtgcatttacagttcttaggatttgaattgaaaccctagctgcatgatcctagaaacctatgtactgaacactagacttgagttcgactacttgctaagcttataggaccggtaaaagtcgagtgattgcctgtcactcgcgagctttataggaattacctgtttactttctgttatcaatataaggacgacggacggggttgtgatcgatatcatgactttatgtgagaccccgtctgtgttgatgaacttgctaaggtcgcggtgtgtggtagtgctggttaagtttttgaaagtactagtcacatgccgtaaatatggtacgcggcaagtctagtagccgattggaccggggagtggatatacctttcactctctcagtagggataggttttatttttatgttgcgcaacactacaacttcaagggacaaggttcggccttggagccctgtagtcggggagagtgaccctatccacaagccggaaagaaaggtcaacggttgtttgggaatgacccgacggtgttccagacgtgtgtactaggttatccttgcaaggttgaatttcgattcagaatcgtccgcctctcacgatgaaatgagactgcttgatctctttgccacacagagtaagaagagcaacaatactttaatcaatcttgatgtttgcttagttttctaccatgtttggatagtagttgcttacatagaatggttaatcaactagaatattgaaagctaaaattggaaagtaaggacatactctttattgcttttcagcaaaagaaaaccagagcctcacaaagacttgcatagtctagctaaggtgggctacttatacccgttgacggttaagtcttgctgagtattagaatactcagccttgctgttgaaactctttttcaggtatgagttttgaggatcagatcgctagcttgacctatccttgctcgttgcctcctggctggtccgtagagtgggatacgtcttcgaccggcaataatcttgacgagtgataccatgaatgggctagcctggtgtccttttgcgacgtgttgtagccgtcgtgttttatcttccgctgttttaaaactctgaacttaaattatggtttgtataactgttttacttaagttggcttgTAATACTGGTgttaactggtttgtaatcatggCTATACcggtgttgtaaaattgtggttgtaatatctctggactcgccttcgtgcggggtatgcttgttcgatccgagaatcggtggttgtatcgggacgttacccgacagaccaagaattgttccgtttgaagtgcgtttaagctaatgttgcctttatggtgatggcctgcgcacttgagccgggataatttaggaggttctgccacagctggtatcagagctgcaagcgtacaccagaggtattggaaccttaaaaatcgctttccgtataaaattggaacaacaaggtatttcggaaaactacgtcggattcgttaagagttgtgcatagaacgtaaagtcctagggaatttacgggaattactaggtggctatttatgtTTGGTTTATGTTATTTGACTTCCAGCACGTttcatttttgtcaaaccatactcacaagcaactcttaattcttgtaacgacgcacctacgttgaggtaagaaggtaaggatcctcagtcagctgagggagtctgaccttcctgtcggtgatgcgagccgaacgctgccctcaagcagtggcttacttgaggtgcttccaatatatcgacgattagttgactatattggaagtaaagtgtgctcagtcagctgagggagtctgaccttcctgtcggtgatgcgaaccgaacgctgcgctcaagcagtgacttacttgagctgctgccaatataccgaccttggtcgactatattgggagtaaaggaacttgtgaatacgcctctgagtagcgtatgctaacgttggccatacggcgggaattgtatggctgccgcttctatagtgagcggtaatgtttgggaacgctttcatgagtgctggcatgaaatgttcattggatatatatatatgttctgtcaatcttctgcaggaacactaaccgcgattcgataagttaagaacggttagaatgtatcgactagctatatagggagagctgTATCTATGttataccaccgtgctaactACGTAAgtccaacgatagttggcaattgtttttcTTGTGAGGATGGTCAGGTCGTGCATACATatctggttgatgtttgattggttcataaTATTGAAGTTTCTACatgagctttttaaggaatttctagtatgagtcctcatagataagtgttagtgtgcttaaaacatgagtgagtgaaatttTGGTTATagaagcatgcttgttaaatgcttaggtttccttggatgaaaaatatggttttgagtcatgccttcatcctaagccccatcttgttgtgtTAAGGATCTTTTacttccttagaatctcaaatgatgaaccagtaccgattgtggtttattattctttgagtttggaaccatatcatcttttgatttagaatcatatttgtttttccgcagtcttcttaaagctttatttgagaagtcttgagataatcctattactcacatttgaatcctttttgattcagatggcgacttgttcccaggtcttttgggatgaggagggaaatgctcataccgattgtctgtactgggagggttttccgaggattctttgggattcacttcgtatcttccactacccagatccaccccagtacatgggacgccagttttctgagggtggaattaagaagaacagagttacaatgatcattcctcagcaccccaccttggagtggccaccgattgagattgaggtgattgggtaccgtcttgtggatgcttttgagaaagcagctctcaacgctatcaccactttttgtgagcaccatcccgaggaggtagttgcatatcctattggtttgtttccagcagtcagtgctggcaatgcagagtggctgttcagggtcacatactttgggcacttgattggagatgtagcggatgagactatcgaggcagtagtcagatatatgaatgctcagtcgcactaccagatacttcagcagcgacacatggaccaggtgatagacttggcctagagttttcag
This genomic interval from Panicum virgatum strain AP13 chromosome 8K, P.virgatum_v5, whole genome shotgun sequence contains the following:
- the LOC120643560 gene encoding germin-like protein 1-3, whose product is MAHKLPATLVAAFAVLLALAAPLVVIAGDPDMLQDICVADYHSLKGPLRLNGFPCKRAENVTAHDFSSGLLAKPGNTSNAVGSAVTAANVEMVAGLNTLGVSMARIDFAPWGVNPPHTHPRATEIIFVLKGSLHVGFITTANVLFARTLRRGEIFVFPRGLVHFQRNNGRAPAAVVSAFNSQLPGTQAVAATLFGASPPVPDDVLARAFQIDAGLVEAIRAKFPAPM